The proteins below come from a single Chryseobacterium capnotolerans genomic window:
- the bshC gene encoding bacillithiol biosynthesis cysteine-adding enzyme BshC, translating into MKTINKISFNDIASIPQLVKDFLNQNIEGFENKTFSVEHFSQQIHLKKDSFSSEQRNILFDAFSKQLSDFSLSSKQKENLNNLKLSNTFTITTGHQLNLFSGPVFFVYKILQTIKTCTYLKEHFPDFNFVPVYWMASEDHDFAEINHFKTENHYYEINEKSGGPVGRIKINDTYFISEFEKEFKDSVFGTELILMLKEAYKVGNTLTQAIQILVNRLFAEFGLLILDGDSRELKEQIKEVFKDELLHFSLHKTSKDKVDFLTEKYGKVQVNPREINLFYLSETRDRIDFNGQKYVVVDTDIQFTKEEIVAELENHPEKFSPNALMRPVYQEKVLPNLAYIGGNAEIMYWLELKDYFSKLNIPFPILIPRNSMLFLKEKTLKKIERLDLKIEDFFQNFTVITNQKIVKDNPILELLDSKEEMLISNFAELRASAETTEKSFGNMVKAEEVRQLKSFKRMKKRLLHAEKIKQNELLERLENLFLDVHPSKIWQERVYNFSVFFSDEGYPWLENCLEEMVVQDSKLIIVAI; encoded by the coding sequence TTGAAAACAATTAATAAAATATCATTTAATGATATAGCAAGCATACCTCAATTGGTAAAAGATTTTTTGAATCAGAATATTGAGGGTTTTGAAAATAAAACATTTTCTGTAGAGCACTTCAGCCAGCAGATCCATTTAAAAAAAGATTCTTTTTCTTCAGAGCAGAGGAATATACTATTTGATGCTTTTTCAAAGCAATTATCAGATTTTTCTCTTTCTTCGAAGCAGAAAGAGAATCTTAATAACCTAAAACTGTCAAATACTTTTACCATTACTACCGGTCATCAGCTGAATCTGTTTTCAGGACCTGTTTTCTTTGTCTATAAAATTTTGCAGACGATCAAAACATGTACCTATTTGAAAGAACATTTTCCGGATTTTAATTTTGTTCCTGTGTATTGGATGGCTTCTGAAGATCATGATTTTGCCGAGATCAACCACTTCAAAACGGAGAATCATTATTATGAAATCAATGAAAAATCAGGTGGCCCTGTAGGCAGAATTAAGATTAATGATACTTATTTTATCTCTGAATTTGAGAAAGAATTTAAAGACTCTGTGTTCGGTACAGAATTGATCTTAATGCTGAAAGAGGCTTATAAAGTTGGAAATACTTTAACACAGGCAATCCAGATTTTGGTCAATCGTCTCTTTGCTGAATTCGGATTATTAATATTGGATGGAGATTCAAGAGAACTTAAAGAACAAATTAAAGAGGTCTTTAAAGACGAACTGCTTCATTTTAGTTTACATAAAACTTCAAAAGATAAAGTCGATTTCCTGACTGAAAAATATGGGAAAGTTCAGGTGAACCCTCGTGAAATTAATTTATTTTACCTTTCTGAAACGAGAGACAGAATTGATTTTAATGGACAGAAATATGTTGTTGTAGATACAGATATCCAATTTACTAAAGAAGAGATTGTTGCAGAACTTGAAAATCATCCTGAGAAATTCAGTCCGAATGCTTTAATGCGTCCTGTATATCAGGAAAAAGTATTGCCTAATCTTGCCTATATCGGAGGGAATGCCGAAATCATGTATTGGCTGGAACTGAAAGATTATTTCTCAAAATTAAATATTCCTTTCCCAATCCTTATTCCAAGAAACTCTATGCTTTTTCTGAAAGAGAAAACATTGAAGAAAATTGAAAGATTGGATCTTAAAATAGAAGATTTCTTCCAGAATTTTACGGTGATTACCAACCAAAAGATTGTAAAGGATAATCCTATTTTAGAATTATTGGATAGCAAAGAAGAAATGCTGATTAGCAATTTTGCTGAGTTAAGAGCATCTGCTGAAACTACAGAGAAATCCTTTGGAAATATGGTAAAAGCAGAAGAAGTGAGACAACTGAAATCATTTAAAAGGATGAAAAAACGTCTTCTTCATGCTGAAAAAATAAAGCAGAATGAATTATTGGAAAGACTTGAAAATCTGTTTTTAGATGTACACCCTTCCAAGATATGGCAGGAAAGAGTGTATAACTTTAGCGTATTCTTTTCGGATGAAGGCTATCCATGGCTTGAAAATTGTTTGGAAGAGATGGTGGTTCAAGATTCCAAATTAATAATTGTTGCCATTTAA